The genomic segment TGACCGCCGCCCGTTTGATATGCCGGGATTTATCGCAACCGCACTGGCGATGGTGGCACTGGTGTGCGCGATGGAAATGCTGGCCGCGCGGGATGCCAACGGCTGGCTGGCGGGCGCGCTGCTGCTCGCGGGTGTCGGCGCGCTTATCTTTGCGCTGCGCCATTTTCGTCGTGCGCCATTTCCGATGATTCGTCTTAGCGCCATGTCGGTGCCGACCTTTCGCGTCACGATGTATGGCGGTTCGCTGTTTCGCGCCTCGATAAGCGCGGTGCCGTTTTTATTACCGCTGCTCTTTCAGGTGGGTTTCGGCATGGACGCGTTTCACTCCGGCCTGCTGGTGCTTGCGGTATTTGCCGGTAACCTGACCATCAAGCCCGCCACCACCCCGCTCATCCGCTGGCTTGGGTTTAAACCGCTATTGCTGATAAACGGCCTGCTTAATGTGCTGGCGCTCCTCGCCTGCGCCCTGCTGACGCCCGGGACGCCGGTGTGGCTTATTCTGCTGATTCTTTTTCTGGGCGGGGTGTTTCGCTCGATTCAGTTCACCGGCATTAGCACGCTGGCGTTTGCCGACGTGCCTTCCGACGAGATGAGTTACGCCAATACGCTCTTTAGTACCGCGACACAGCTTGCTGTCGGGCTTGGCGTGACGCTCGGCGCAATCGGCATTCGGCTTGGTGAGGTGATAAGCGACGCCTGGTTGCCTGGCGGGATTCCGGGCGTCAGCTTTCGGCTGGCATTCGTGATGATAGCGCTGATAAGTCTTGCGGGAATGGTTGATACGCTTAGGCTTGCCACCCACGCGGGCAGCAGCGTATCCGGCAAACAGGCATAAAAAAAGCCAGCCCGCAGGCTGGCTTTTTCAGAAGATGGGATTAACCCAGGATCTCGCGGACAAACCCTTCGATGGCTTTATCCTG from the Cronobacter condimenti 1330 genome contains:
- a CDS encoding MFS transporter, which gives rise to MGQHMAKPGAGGVSPAALLVAGAFFMEFLDGTVIATALPTMAQTFGVEAVALNIGISAYLLTLAVLIPASGWIADRFGARKVFTLALGIFTGASVLCGLANSLEMFVLMRVLQGAGGALMVPVGRLAVLRVTPKHQLITAIATLTWPALVAPIIGPPLGGFITSYANWRWIFFINLPAGLLAMALAWRLIPDKHDDDRRPFDMPGFIATALAMVALVCAMEMLAARDANGWLAGALLLAGVGALIFALRHFRRAPFPMIRLSAMSVPTFRVTMYGGSLFRASISAVPFLLPLLFQVGFGMDAFHSGLLVLAVFAGNLTIKPATTPLIRWLGFKPLLLINGLLNVLALLACALLTPGTPVWLILLILFLGGVFRSIQFTGISTLAFADVPSDEMSYANTLFSTATQLAVGLGVTLGAIGIRLGEVISDAWLPGGIPGVSFRLAFVMIALISLAGMVDTLRLATHAGSSVSGKQA